The following proteins are encoded in a genomic region of Oncorhynchus keta strain PuntledgeMale-10-30-2019 chromosome 6, Oket_V2, whole genome shotgun sequence:
- the LOC118384970 gene encoding H(+)/Cl(-) exchange transporter 5-like yields the protein MITWDQLSMYVATGSCWHSNQTTTTLAEQQSSQSKSIRQILSMDNTGYCNDSFNSIRSSTSDEDMVEIAGSTLDFSNTEDVPPLDRDYGSGDNPGMEEVNGVPKLMDLLDEPVPGVGTYEDFNTIDWVREKSKDRDRHREITSKSKESTWALVNSVCDAFSGWLLMLLIGLMSGALAGGIDISAHWMTDLKEGVCLNGFWFNHEHCCWTSNETTFQERDKCPQWKSWAELIIGTTEGPFAYIMNYLMYVCWALLFSFLAVTLVRAFAPYACGSGIPEIKTILSGFIIRGYLGKWTLVIKTITLVLAVSSGLSLGKEGPLVHVACCCGNILCHLFTKYRKNEAKRREVLSAAAAVGVSVAFGAPIGGVLFSLEEVSYYFPLKTLWRSFFAALVAAFTLRSINPFGNSRLVLFYVEFHTPWHLLELVPFILLGIFGGIWGAFFIRANIAWCRRRKTTWLGHYPVLEVLVVTAVTAVVAFPNSYTRTSTSELISELFNDCGLLDSSKLCNYDNANVTKSSNELPDRPAGNDVYTAMWQLSLALVFKMLITVVTFGMKVPSGLFIPSMAVGAIAGRLLGIGMEQLAYYHHDWAIFRGWCSPGADCITPGLYAMVGAAACLGGVTRMTVSLVVIMFELTGGLEYIVPLMAAAMTSKWVADAIGREGIYEAHIRLNGYPFLEAKEEFSHKTLAMDVMRPRRSDPPLSVLTQDGMTVEDVETMITDTTYSGFPVVVSHESQRLVGFVLRRDLTISIDNARQRQDGIVSTSRVFFTEYTPPQPPNSPPPLKLRGIMDLSPFTVTDHTAMDIVVDIFRKLGLRQCLITHNGRLLGIITKKDILKHVAQIANRDPDSILFN from the exons ATGATCACCTGGGATCAGCTCTCAATGTATGTCGCAACAGGAAGTTGTTGGCATTCGAAtcagacaacaacaacattagCAGAACAGCAGAGTTCTCAGTCGAAGTCCATCCGACAAA TATTATCGATGGATAACACCGGATATTGCAACGATAGCTTCAATAGCATACGAAGTAGCACAAGTGACGAGGACATGGTGGAGATAGCAGGGTCGACATTAGACTTCTCTAACACGGAGGATGTACCACCCTTGGACCGAGACTATGGTTCTG GGGATAACCCAGGTATGGAGGAGGTGAACGGGGTTCCTAAACTGATGGACCTGCTTGATGAGCCTGTGCCTGGGGTGGGCACCTATGAGGACTTTAACACCATAGACTGGGTGCGGGAGAAGTCCAAAGACCGTGACCGGCACAGAGAG ATTACCAGTAAAAGCAAAGAGTCTACATGGGCGCTGGTGAACAGTGTCTGTGATGCTTTCTCTGGATGGCTGCTCATGCTGCTGATTGGACTCATGTCAG GCGCGTTGGCAGGTGGGATTGACATATCAGCCCACTGGATGACAGACCTGAAGGAAGGGGTTTGTCTGAACGGGTTCTGGTTCAACCATGAACACTGCTGTTGGACCTCTAACGAGACCACCTTCCAAGAGAGGGACAAGTGTCCACAGTGGAAAAGCTGGGCTGAGCTCATCATCGGCACAACAGAG GGTCCCTTTGCGTACATTATGAACTACCTAATGTATGTGTGCTGGGCTCTGCTATTCTCCTTCCTGGCCGTGACACTGGTCAGGGCCTTCGCCCCCTATGCCTGTGGTTCTGGAATCCCAGAG ATCAAAACCATATTGAGTGGTTTCATCATCCGAGGGTACCTGGGGAAGTGGACACTGGTGATTAAGACCATCACCCTGGTCCTGGCTGTGTCGTCGGGGCTCAGCCTGGGGAAGGAGGGGCCCCTGGTCCACGTGGCCTGCTGCTGTGGCAACATCCTCTGCCACCTCTTCACCAAGTACCGCAAGAATGAGGCCAAGCGCAGAGAG GTTCTGTCTGCCGCTGCAGCAGTTGGTGTGTCTGTGGCTTTTGGGGCCCCCATAGGAGGAGTGCTCTTCAGTCTGGAGGAG GTGAGCTACTACTTCCCTCTGAAGACCCTGTGGCGGTCGTTCTTCGCAGCCCTGGTGGCAGCCTTCACCCTGCGCTCCATCAACCCGTTTGGCAACAGCCGCCTGGTGCTGTTCTACGTGGAGTTCCACACCCCCTGGCACCTCCTGGAGCTCGTACCCTTCATCCTCCTGGGCATCTTCGGGGGCATCTGGGGCGCCTTCTTCATCCGTGCCAACATCGCGTGGTGCCGGAGGCGTAAGACCACGTGGCTGGGGCATTACCCGGTCCTGGAGGTGCTGGTTGTCACCGCGGTGACGGCGGTGGTGGCTTTCCCTAACAGCTACACCCGCACTAGCACCAGTGAGCTCATCTCTGAGCTCTTCAACGACTGTGGCCTGCTGGACTCCTCCAAGCTATGTAACTATGACAACGCCAATGTCACCAAGAGCAGCAACGAGCTGCCGGACCGCCCAGCTGGAAATGACGTTTACACGGCCATGTGGCAGCTGTCCCTGGCCCTGGTCTTTAAGATGCTCATCACCGTGGTTACCTTCGGCATGAAG GTTCCCTCTGGTCTGTTCATACCCAGCATGGCAGTAGGGGCGATCGCAGGCAGGCTGCTGGGAATAGGCATGGAGCAGCTGGCCTACTACCACCATGACTGGGCGATCTTCAGGGGCTGGTGTTCTCCTGGTGCTGACTGCATCACCCCAGGCCTCTACGCCATGGTGGGGGCTGCTGCCTGCTTAG GTGGGGTGACCCGTATGACTGTGTCCCTGGTGGTCATCATGTTCGAGCTGACGGGAGGGCTGGAGTACATCGTGCCCCTGATGGCTGCGGCCATGACCAGTAAGTGGGTGGCGGACGCCATCGGGCGCGAGGGGATCTACGAGGCTCACATCCGCCTCAACGGATACCCCTTCCTGGAGGCCAAGGAGGAGTTCAGTCATAAGACCCTGGCCATGGACGTGATGCGGCCGCGTCGCAGTGACCCGCCGCTCTCCGTACTGACCCAGGACGGCATGACGGTAGAGGACGTGGAGACCATGATCACTGACACCACCTACAGCGGCTTCCCCGTGGTGGTCTCCCATGAGTCCCAACGCCTCGTGGGATTCGTGCTGCGAAGGGACCTCACCATCTCCATAG atAATGCCAGACAGCGTCAGGATGGGATAGTGAGCACATCAAGGGTCTTCTTTACAGAGTACACGCCCCCTCAGCCCCCCAACAGCCCCCCTCCTCTGAAGCTCAGAGGCATCATGGACCTTAGTCCCTTCACCGTCACAGACCACACCGCCATGGACATTGTGGTGGACATCTTCAGGAAGCTGGGCCTGCGCCAGTGCCTCATCACACACAATGG CCGCTTGCTGGGTATTATCACAAAGAAGGACATTCTGAAGCACGTGGCTCAGATAGCCAACCGGGACCCAGACTCGATCCTCTTCAACTGA